The region ATTTCCTTTCCCACCCTCATGGAAGATACGCAGCAGGCGATGGCATAATCATCTCCGTGGGTTACTCTCATTAAGTCATCGTTTTCATATTGAATGGAAGAAGACTCAATGGAGGTTTTGGCGCAGAATCGTTTAAAGTTTGCCGGCAGCTTTGTGGACCAGAGAACAGTCAGGTTTGGTTCCGGAGCAGTTCCCAGGTTTTTAAGGGTATGAAGGTAGCGGAAGGAGGTTTTTGTCACCAGATGGCGTCCGTCAATACCAACTCCTCCGATGGATTCTGTCACCCAGGTAGGATCGCCGGAGAACAGCTCATTGTATTCTGGTGTGCGGGCGAATTTGACCAGGCGGAGCTTCATGATAAAGTGGTCCACGAACTCCTGGATGTCTTCCTCAGTAAAGGTCCCTTCCTCTAAATCTCTTTGTGCGTAAACATCTATGAAGGTGGAGGTGCGGCCCAGGGACATGGCAGCTCCGTTCTGCTCCTTAACCGCGGCAAGATAGGCGAAATACATCCACTGGATGGCTTCCTTTGCATTGGCAGCCGGTTTGGAAAGATCAAAGCCATAGAGGCTTCCCAGTTTTTTCAGTTCCTTAAGGGCACGGATCTGTTCAGAAAGCTCCTCCCTTTCCCGGATTACATCAGAGTACATGATGGTGCGGGTGGTTGCCTTCTGCTCCTCCTTGTCCTCAATCAGGCGGTCGATGCCGTAAAGGGCCACTCGGCGGTAATCTCCGATGATTCGTCCACGGCCATAAGCGTCGGGAAGGCCTGTGATGATGTGGTTGGAACGGCAGTCCCGCATTTCCTGGGTATAAGCGTCAAAAACACCGGCATTGTGTGTCTTTCTGTGAATCGTAAAAAATTCCCTGACTTCAGGATCAATGGTGTAGCCATTATCCGCACAGGCTTTTTCCGCCATGCGGATGCCGCCGTAAGGCTGCAAGGAACGCTTAAATGGCTTATCGGTCTGAAAACCTACAATAGTCTCTTTGTCTTTATTTAAATATCCCGGGCCGTGGGATACGATGGTGGAAATGATCTTTGTATCCATATCCAGCACGCCTCCGGCTTCCCGTTCCTGTCGGGATAAGTCCATGACCTGCGCCCAAAGTTCGTTTGTCGCTGTGGTCGGCCCGGCCAGGAAAGAATCATCGCCGTCATAAGGAGTGTAATTTTTCTGTATAAAGTCCCTGACGTTGATTTCCCGTTCCCAAACACCGCCCGTGAAAGCTCTCCATTCTGTTCTCATAGTATTGTACCTCCGTAATATCTT is a window of [Clostridium] saccharolyticum WM1 DNA encoding:
- the pflB gene encoding formate C-acetyltransferase, giving the protein MRTEWRAFTGGVWEREINVRDFIQKNYTPYDGDDSFLAGPTTATNELWAQVMDLSRQEREAGGVLDMDTKIISTIVSHGPGYLNKDKETIVGFQTDKPFKRSLQPYGGIRMAEKACADNGYTIDPEVREFFTIHRKTHNAGVFDAYTQEMRDCRSNHIITGLPDAYGRGRIIGDYRRVALYGIDRLIEDKEEQKATTRTIMYSDVIREREELSEQIRALKELKKLGSLYGFDLSKPAANAKEAIQWMYFAYLAAVKEQNGAAMSLGRTSTFIDVYAQRDLEEGTFTEEDIQEFVDHFIMKLRLVKFARTPEYNELFSGDPTWVTESIGGVGIDGRHLVTKTSFRYLHTLKNLGTAPEPNLTVLWSTKLPANFKRFCAKTSIESSSIQYENDDLMRVTHGDDYAIACCVSSMRVGKEMQFFGARANLAKCLLYAINGGIDEVTKKQVGPKYRPITSEYLNYEEVMDAYKDMMKWLARVYVNTLNIIHYMHDKYSYERIQMALHDKKVIRWFATGIAGLSVVADSLSAIKYAKVKTVRDENGIVTDYIVEGDFPKYGNNDDRVDQIANELVHTFMNYVKGNHTYRGGIPTTSILTITSNVVYGKNTGATPDGRKKGEAFAPGANPMHHRDTHGAVASLASVAKLPFRDAQDGISNTFSIVPGALGKEDQIFTGDLEVDLELALNEDQV